The nucleotide window taacttatataaaaattaacctaattcctttataaaaccctgcctttaccttgtatttatcttagaatgctatatataaactcccTTAGCTTTACTCTTATAATCTTAGATTATAACCAGCCTGttacttctatataagagGGAGGATACAAAGTACCTATTTGGCCTTAATAATTACATTcttaagctactttttatacTAGGCTAAGTTTAAGCctgtaaatataataaggaaagctGCCTCTTTTACCTTAAGAGACTAGCCTTACTATAAGGCTTTttttagcttttttaatttaaatagctCTTTAGCTAGCTAggttagagatattatactacctaggtaatttagatttatataactaattaagctaattaggctatatttaaagatagctatccTAACTAGGCTTAATCTGCCTCTTAAAGAAAAGtttatcttaatagctttagctatcttatataatatataataatctttgcccttagcttactttagcactaatctaattatattaataagattataattagttatataatagccctaattaggctataggctattatatataggtattatattagtggctataattaatattagtaagtataacTAGAAGAGAGGAAGTTAGGTTAGggaatatacttaaagtataatagatAAACTAGGTATAGTattcctttaggtaggataaaggaagaaggttaacTTAGCTGCTAAGAGTAGGCCTGcagctagtattaatactacttagttaaagtaataattatgctattaaggcagataaaccttatctaattttaaattctataataatagtctgctataggggtcttactatttaagctTTTATAGAAAActtaaaaaagcttaatagccttatataaggctaatagcAAGGGAAAAAAAATTTTaagggttattattaatttaataaagaCTTTATAGCCtaatctttatatatcttaattaattaaaatattaacttatatattaagcctttttaacttattatttaaaagttaaaatacctatttaataatatataaaataaaactaaaaaccttaaaataaaataataaaataataaaatataatatttatttttaatatattatattataaggtattatatattatattaaaaaacataataatcttaatattaagtcttagtagattatataactacttccttaaaccttaagatttaactaaataagtagccttaatctataagtataaaaaagagTTAGCAGACCAAGGCTAGCTCAGCAGGTTAGTAATAAGTTAGATTAGGTTATAAAACAACACAGTGGGAGAAACACAAGTTAAGGATAAACACAGTTAAATAACACTTAGGAGTTATTTTTTATACATAAGCTTAAAGAGGGAGAGATAAAAAAAATACATAAGGTAGCTATCTTTGAATTAACAAGATTAAAAGGCATTAAGATAgttagctattattatattaatattagagGCGATAGAGTGACCCTGGGTCTAAGTAATAACAGGTTCCGCGTTGGTTACGCGCTAAAGATTGCCAAACTCTCGTTTCCATGGCCATGGTTCTCCATGTTGGGCGGGTGGTTGACGGGCTGAAAATGGCCACTGGAGTCTGACAGTGATGTCAACTAGTGAGGATGCGAACTCGTTCTGGTGTTTGATACGGCTGGCGGCTAAAGTATTGGTGTCCCCTTGCGATATTGCCAGAGCCTGAGCTACGTGCGGTCATGTATAATTATACGGCTTGTTCGAGAACATTGACAAGCAGGACGAATAGTGTATGTACATATACAATATGCCCCGAAAGTTGCTAAAGTGAAGTCAGATGGAGGCGAAAGCCTTGGATTGCATACTAAGAATGCTTCCTCGTTGCGTACCTTTGTATTTATAGGGAAGTTTATTCCTGGTTATGACTCTGCCAATGACATTGCAAACTAATGCTTTTGATGGCCGTCGGGGTATAAGGACGAGATTATCTGTGTGAACACTGGTtagaaacaaacaaagccCTGTTCCAGCGCTGGTGATATGAAGTAGCTTACGGCCTACGTTATCCAAAGGAGGGAGGAGTTTAGGCCAAGAAGTCAAACGGTTGGAGAAGTCTTATGAAGAGTTTAGGTGGAGAAGTCAGCATTTACAACAGGCTTATGAAGAGTTTAGAATGTGGTTGCATAAGGTGCCTAAACCATGTGTATTGGGGCGAAAGTGTTTGCTAAGATATTTATGAGTCCCAATAGAAGTGAAGCTAGCAAACACTGGCAAATAATATACCCAAATAAGCTTTGTGAGATACTGCTGTAGAGTGATATTGTAGGTCCTGTCATAATCCCCCTGAAAATCCACGGTGCTTTTCAGATGAGCAATAAAGTTAACAGCCGCCAACACTGACCTATTGTTATACCAACAGCCCTTAAAAACAATTCATACAATAAGTGAAAAGCAAAAGATGATGGGAGGTGAAAATTACAGACTTGACCTTGCCCTTCACCACCTTTTCCTCTTCGCAACTTCAACATCTGTGAGGTGCCAACGCCACTCACTTGTTGACATCGTTCGTCCCATACAATCTTCTTTGTTGCCGCCATGTCGGCACAAAGCTCTACCACTATCGCCAATATCATCGGCAGCGATGGTTCTCAGTAGCCTCTGGCTTGTCCTAAGGGCTTAGTGGCGGCCtgccttctccatctccaccaaAATATCCAGCATTTCCTTCCCCGGATTGACTACTGGCCAACGGCGCTTCAAGGCTGTGTTCTCGGGCTGCACTCGTGGATTTGAGGCGCTTTGTGTCTGCCGCCGGTATGTCTCGAACAAAAGCAAATCCGCATTCTTCCACTTGTGTCTAACATAAGCTACTAATCTAGGAATCTCTTCTCAGCCATGGACAACTACCCTCACTTGACGCTGGTAAAAGATGTGATGTTCACAGAGCTATTTCGGGCCTTCCATCCGGGTTCAACAAACGTCACCCTTGAGAGTGAAAAGGGATTTGCTGCGGGGGATTCTCCGAGATTAGGATCCCTCGAGCATGGACCGCATCTTCCGCCCTGCGAAGCCCTCATCTCCACAGCTCGAGGAGGTTGGAGCCAAAGCCGGATTTTGGAGCGAGGATTTGAAGCAATTCTCAAAGCCTCCGAAAGTATCCGAAAATAAAGGATCGTGAGTGTCCCCTTGGAGTTTAGCATTCTACCACTTGGTCGGACCTCAATATCTAACGCTCGGTAGAACATCCGAGGCCAAGGAGAAAAGAGCCAAAGTGATCGCCGAGGATGAATCAAAACGCGGCGAAGCTCGCAAGAAAGGAGAGCTTGCGTATCTCACTGTTACTGTTGTCAGGGAGTCCACTATACGCTTCCAATAGAAAGACGCAAAAGGGTCAATCAGGAGCATTAACAAGGTCAGATTAGAGCCTAGTTGGGACATAGACAGAGCCGAATTCGAAGCCAAACGGGCCTATGACAGTTACTAGGGCTACAAGATAAGACAATACAATCACCGACTGGTCGTCTACATAGGCCATCTCATACTCCAAGCATCCGCTCAGGCTAAGGCATCTGGCCTACCTCTTATATACAGTAGCGAGTTTAGTCTCCAAGGTCTCATATAGAAGCTATTAACTTGAGAGATAGACGAGGCCACGGCAGCAAAGATTCATCGCCATCAGAAGATGTTCGCTGAGAGAATGGGCATTTCAAGAGCTGGACAGTCGCAGCAAAAGTCCTTAGGCTTTTAAGACTGGGCAGGTGCTGGGTTTCAGGCGTCTGAGAAACATGAACATGGGTTGGCTGCTCCTGGGAAATTCACCCAGAGATGATGCTTGGGATGTTGCCCGATGTTGGAGCGTCTGTTACCTTCTTCCTGAACGCCGACTATCGCGAGTGTGTTCCTATAAAGGTTCCTCTTACGGCCAAGCAGATCACACGTATAAATCGTGATGTCGCCTTCGCTCTCCGCCATGGTAATCGAATGGCTTCTAATCGTCGCATCTCTATTGCGCAAGAGATTGAAGCAGAGCGCCAGCGGAAGCCCTCAGACCAAGACAAGATTGCCTCCCTCCAAGCACCCATCACTGAGAAGTGCGATCGTACGTTTGCCAAGCATGCCGCTGAGCCGGTGAACCACATCATCAATATTTCATCAactgcttctgcttctgcttctgctgctgctgagtcTCCTGGCAAGCCCTTATATGTTCAACGAGCCGCCATTGCTAAGGCCGTTGTCCGTGAGCTTCGCCGTCGAgccgatgaggatgatcGTGACTTTGCCGAAACTACCGCGCACCTCCTGCCGAGAACTGGGACACTAATGACACCCCAGCCGCCCCGAAGCCTgaggccaaggccaacaagTCTGCATGGGACCAGTCTGCACCTCCTGCCGAGACCTGGGATACCAATGACACGCAAATGGCTCAGAAGTCCACTGACGCTCAACAAGTTCTGGACCTTTTCGTTCATATCTATGGCATAAAGGACTTTACTATTGCTAGAATCGATAATCCAGCGAACAAGCCAGTCGCAGCCCCTATTACCAATTTTGATAGCCTGGTACCAAAGTTCCTGTCTAAGGTTGATCAGTCTGTTGACATTAAGTCTACTCCTGCTACTGTAAATGTAGCATAGAAGATGCTGCTCACTGAGCATCGTAGGCCTGCCCTGCAAATGCAGCTTTCGCAGCCCATGGCGCTGCAGCTCATGGACAGCCTGCTCCACCTCACCAACAGCTTGGTCAATAGAATTATGTCGAGGTGCGACCTCATAATCACTATCCTCCTTATCAGAGCCCTGGTCCTTACTATAACGAGCCGCATCCTCTTGACCACTATGCACATGGCTAGTACCCTGGTTACTACTATCTCGAGAAGCGCCGGCTCAACCTCTACTTATTCTCGTAGGTAACCTCCCGGAGATAATCCTAGGATGCAGCATCATAGTCGCTGTCCCTAGCAGTACCATGGCGGCTACTACGATAACCAACGTCCTTATAACTACCCTCCACCGCCTTGTCATAATGCTCTAGGCAATGGCGGTCCTGGCAATGGCGGCCCTGTCAATGGCGCTTATGATCTCCCAGAGTATCCCGAGCCAGAGCTTACTTAAGAGTAAGTTATGTTTTAAGAGATATACATACGGTGCCTAATCAGCCTGGTCACCTTGCCACCGACTGCAGATTTCAGCCTAAGTGTGTTCGGTGTAATAGAGCATCTCATGCGACTTGCAACTGCCCCTGCGCAGAGGAGGACCAGATACATCTGCTTCCGAACCAGTCACTGATGACGATGGCATCCAGCGAGATGTTCTGAACCCTCCACGTGTTGACTTCTCTGGCTCCAAGCGGGTCAAGCAGAACAGTGCCAGTCGTGAGGATGTTTTTGCGAAGCCTGACAAACACAAGAACGCCATGCGCAAGCACTTCTGCGATGCTATGTGAGGGCTTCGCGAGGTTAAGAAGGATCAAGATGTCAAAGAGGTTATTGAGAGTGATGATCAGGATCAGGCCGGCGATGATGGTAATGCTGATGAGGGCAACTGGTAGGGGGGCAGATGGTTGAATAGAATGGTACCTTAGAATATGGTGTACCCAATGTATTAAGAATGGAGATTATCCTAATTAAAACAAACTTCATCATAAGCTCTTCTAAACGCTATAAACTTATGGTGGTCTTAGGGTAGTCTTAGGTACCATTAGGATCACTTTAGGACAGT belongs to Fusarium oxysporum Fo47 chromosome V, complete sequence and includes:
- a CDS encoding uncharacterized protein (expressed protein) translates to MDRIFRPAKPSSPQLEEVGAKAGFWSEDLKQFSKPPKVSENKGSTSEAKEKRAKVIAEDESKRGEARKKGELAYLTVTVKDAKGSIRSINKVRLEPSWDIDRAEFEAKRAYDSY